CGATCGAGGGCCCGGCGCTCGGCCGCTTCGGCTCCGCGCTGGTCCCGCGTGACTCGCTCGCCCCGGCGCTGGCGCTCGGCTCCGTCCTCAGCTCCGGCGGCCGCATCGTCGGCATGGCGCTCGGCGGCGTGCTGGTCGGCCTCTCCGGCCCCGGCGTGCTCTTCGCGATCAACGCGGCCAGCTTCGGCGTGGTGATCCTCGCGCTGGGCATGATGCGCCCCGCCGAGATGTACCCGCTGGCCCGCGCGGAGGCCGGCTCCGCCGACGCCGGCGTCCGGGCCGGCCTGCGCTACCTGTTCACCCAGCCGGTCGTGCTGGTGATCCTGGCGCTCGCGTTCGTGATCGGCTCGCTCGGCCGCAACTACCAGGTCACCATGGCCGCCATGGTCGCCGGTCCGCTGCACGGCGGCGCGGGCGGCTACGGCATCACCTCCACCGTCTTCGCGGTCGGCGCGGTCCTCGGCGGCCTGCTGCTGGCCAGCACCGGCAGGGCCACGCACCGGGTGCTGATCGTCGCCGGCGCGGTGATCAGCGTGCTCCAGCTGTTCTCCGCCGCCGCCCCGAACCTGATCACGTTCTCGCTGCTGATCCTGCCGATCGCGGCCGGCGCGGTCATCTTCGACACCGTCGTCTGCACCCGCATCCAGCTGGACACCCGCGAGGACATGCGCGGCCGCATCCTGGCCTCGCTCGGCCTGGTCTCCTCGCTGGCCGGCATCGTCGGCGCGCCCGTGCTCGGCTGGCTCTGCGACGCGCTCGGCGCCCGCGGCGCGCTCGGCCTGGCCGGCGCGGTCACCACCGTCGCCGCAGTCGTCGGCGCGCTGGTCCTGGCCCGGGTCAAGGGCGTCCCGGTGCCGGCGCTGCGCACGGTCCGCCGCGGTCTGCGCCGCGTCGTCCGGCGCCGCGTCCCGGTCGTGCCGCCCGTCACCACCGCGGTCGTCCCGACCGACGCCGTGGTCCCGGCCCGGTCGCTGCTCACCGCCGCGGCCGTGGTCGCGGCCCCGGCCGGCCCGTCCCGGCGTCCGCTGACCGGGGTCGCGGCGGTCCCGGCCCCGCCGGCCGCGCTGCCCCACCACGGCTCGAC
This genomic window from Catenuloplanes niger contains:
- a CDS encoding MFS transporter, translated to MFSPLRERNYRLWAASDIVSIGGTWMQVLGLNWLVLSATGSATAMGLIVMLQSLPVLLLGSWGGALADRLPSRPVLVISQAIRAALSVALVAATVAGSDALWPIYGVALLSGVISSIEGPALGRFGSALVPRDSLAPALALGSVLSSGGRIVGMALGGVLVGLSGPGVLFAINAASFGVVILALGMMRPAEMYPLARAEAGSADAGVRAGLRYLFTQPVVLVILALAFVIGSLGRNYQVTMAAMVAGPLHGGAGGYGITSTVFAVGAVLGGLLLASTGRATHRVLIVAGAVISVLQLFSAAAPNLITFSLLILPIAAGAVIFDTVVCTRIQLDTREDMRGRILASLGLVSSLAGIVGAPVLGWLCDALGARGALGLAGAVTTVAAVVGALVLARVKGVPVPALRTVRRGLRRVVRRRVPVVPPVTTAVVPTDAVVPARSLLTAAAVVAAPAGPSRRPLTGVAAVPAPPAALPHHGSTHPGPSRPVAPSRPAVLAHAAEQPARRRRSLLSFGTGRRGRTVTDAVDYLDRPVTLR